Proteins co-encoded in one uncultured Draconibacterium sp. genomic window:
- a CDS encoding glycoside hydrolase family 57 protein: MKSICLFFQIHQPFRHRRYRFFDIGNDHYYYDDYSNESIIRNIADKSYLPANRLLLELAKKLGDKFKVAFSITGVALEQFELYAPDVIESFQKLAKTGCVEFLAETYSHSLSSLKDIHAFSDEVKKHDDQILRLFGQKPRVFRNTEMIYSDEIGEKVAKLGYSAMLTEGAKHVLGWKSPDFLYVNAINPRLKVLMRNYKLSDDIGFRFSDKNWDEYPLTAEKYVSWLENVGEKEEVINLFMGYDSFGTRQPKEAGIFDFLKALAEQIVKSDKLKFSTPSEAVDELQPISVVSVPHPISWSDEERDLSAWLGNEMQKEAFEKLYAMKEQMTRCTDSVLQKDWNYLQASDHFFYMSTKFFAGGDAHKSYSHFDSPYEAFINYMNVLSDFKIRLNAHVPESEVENEIASLHRLLEEKEEKIKRMEADLRRLQKTKKQKSALRKKK; the protein is encoded by the coding sequence ATGAAATCAATTTGTTTATTTTTTCAAATACATCAACCGTTCAGGCACCGGCGTTACCGTTTTTTTGATATTGGTAACGATCATTATTATTACGACGATTATTCAAACGAAAGTATTATCCGAAATATAGCCGACAAAAGTTACTTGCCGGCCAATAGATTGTTGCTCGAATTGGCTAAAAAACTGGGCGATAAGTTCAAGGTGGCTTTTTCGATAACCGGTGTTGCTCTGGAGCAGTTTGAACTTTATGCACCCGATGTTATTGAGTCGTTTCAAAAGTTGGCAAAAACCGGTTGTGTTGAATTCCTGGCCGAAACCTACTCGCATTCATTAAGTTCGTTAAAAGATATACATGCTTTTTCCGATGAGGTTAAAAAGCACGACGATCAGATTCTCAGATTATTCGGTCAGAAACCGCGTGTTTTTCGAAATACAGAAATGATTTACTCCGACGAAATTGGTGAGAAGGTGGCCAAACTGGGTTATTCGGCCATGTTAACCGAGGGAGCCAAACACGTGTTGGGATGGAAAAGCCCCGATTTTCTGTATGTAAACGCCATTAATCCGCGGCTAAAAGTGTTAATGCGCAACTACAAACTGAGCGATGATATTGGATTTCGATTCTCAGACAAAAACTGGGATGAATACCCGTTAACAGCAGAAAAGTATGTTAGCTGGCTCGAAAACGTTGGTGAAAAAGAAGAGGTCATCAACTTGTTTATGGGCTACGATTCGTTTGGAACCCGACAGCCAAAAGAAGCCGGTATATTCGATTTCTTAAAAGCTTTGGCTGAACAGATCGTTAAAAGCGATAAGTTAAAGTTTTCAACTCCTTCCGAAGCTGTTGATGAACTTCAGCCGATTTCGGTTGTTAGTGTTCCACATCCAATCTCGTGGTCCGATGAAGAGCGTGATCTCAGTGCCTGGTTGGGGAACGAGATGCAAAAAGAGGCCTTTGAAAAACTGTATGCCATGAAAGAGCAAATGACCCGGTGCACCGACAGTGTTCTTCAGAAGGATTGGAATTATCTGCAGGCCAGTGATCATTTCTTTTATATGTCGACTAAATTTTTTGCCGGAGGTGATGCGCATAAATCCTACAGCCATTTCGATTCGCCTTACGAGGCCTTTATCAATTATATGAATGTGCTGAGCGATTTTAAAATCCGATTAAATGCACATGTTCCGGAAAGTGAAGTGGAGAATGAAATTGCTTCGCTTCATCGTTTGCTTGAAGAAAAAGAAGAAAAGATAAAAAGAATGGAAGCGGATTTGCGCCGTTTGCAAAAAACGAAAAAGCAAAAATCGGCTTTGCGAAAAAAGAAATAG
- a CDS encoding amylo-alpha-1,6-glucosidase, translating into MHYLEFDKEQLVNLEYSLFKEILRSNRAGSYLSTTLNGCNTRKYHGLLVCPIENFGGEKHVLLSSLDETVIQNEAEFNLGIHRYKGGTYEPKGHKYIRNVEFDAIPKITYRVGGVVLTKERLLVEKEEQILIKYTLEEATSPTTLRLKPFLAFRNIHQLSKANMFVNRKVGKTKNGIKTCLYEGYPDLFMQCSKAVDFVGVPDWYYDIEYLKELSRGYDYLEDLFVPGYFEFPMKKGESIVFAAGLTEANPVSLKQRFTKEQKKRGGKETFNSVLDRAAHQFIVHEGYTADIIAGFPWYNSITRQTFVSLPGLCLSFNDPKLCEKILDSYLKYFNDGFFPDQIKDKELQYNSADTSLWFIWVIQQYLKKNDNPKLLWKTYGEVIKRILNAYISQKRDDVKVLPNGLIYAEKKDTALTWMNSSVDGKAVLPRAGMPVEVNALWFNAICFALDLADMAGDHEFISKWKHMVNKVAQSFLKTFWSDGHGYLADVVKDEQCEWAVRPNMVIAVAMDYTPLTKEQQKQVLSVVKRKLLTNRGLRTLAPDHLRYFGNINGGPKERELAVHQGAVWPWLLQFFVEAYLKIHKRGGLPFVKQIMESFEAEMTEHCIGNIPEMYDGDPPHVGKGAISQAWNIAGVLYALDLVQNYTE; encoded by the coding sequence ATGCATTACCTTGAATTTGATAAGGAACAGCTGGTAAATCTTGAATATTCGCTGTTCAAAGAAATATTACGATCAAACAGAGCTGGTTCTTATTTAAGTACCACGCTAAATGGCTGCAATACCCGAAAGTATCATGGTTTGCTGGTGTGCCCTATTGAGAATTTTGGAGGTGAAAAACATGTATTGCTTTCATCGCTTGATGAAACAGTGATACAAAACGAGGCCGAATTCAACCTCGGAATCCACCGCTATAAAGGCGGAACCTACGAACCAAAAGGACACAAATACATCCGTAATGTAGAGTTTGATGCGATACCCAAAATAACCTACCGAGTAGGCGGAGTTGTGCTTACAAAAGAACGGTTGCTGGTTGAAAAAGAAGAACAAATTCTGATAAAATACACGCTTGAGGAAGCTACATCGCCAACAACATTACGGTTAAAACCCTTTCTGGCTTTCCGAAATATTCATCAGCTAAGCAAGGCAAATATGTTTGTAAACCGCAAGGTTGGGAAGACCAAAAACGGGATAAAAACATGTTTGTACGAAGGCTACCCTGATTTGTTTATGCAATGCAGTAAGGCGGTTGATTTTGTGGGAGTTCCCGATTGGTATTACGATATTGAATACCTGAAAGAGCTGAGCCGGGGATACGATTATCTGGAAGACCTTTTTGTGCCGGGCTATTTTGAGTTTCCGATGAAAAAAGGTGAGTCGATTGTTTTTGCTGCGGGCTTGACAGAAGCCAATCCGGTGTCGTTAAAACAGCGATTTACCAAAGAGCAGAAGAAACGTGGAGGCAAAGAAACCTTCAACAGTGTTTTAGATCGGGCCGCTCACCAGTTTATTGTTCACGAAGGTTACACTGCCGATATTATTGCCGGTTTTCCCTGGTACAATAGCATTACCCGGCAAACATTTGTGTCGCTTCCCGGATTGTGCCTCTCGTTTAACGACCCGAAACTGTGCGAGAAAATACTCGATTCGTACCTTAAATATTTTAACGATGGTTTTTTCCCCGACCAAATCAAGGATAAAGAGCTGCAGTACAATTCTGCCGACACATCGTTGTGGTTTATTTGGGTTATTCAACAGTATTTAAAGAAAAATGATAATCCAAAGTTGCTTTGGAAAACATATGGGGAAGTGATAAAACGCATCCTCAATGCCTATATCAGTCAGAAACGGGATGATGTAAAGGTGCTGCCAAACGGTTTAATTTATGCCGAAAAGAAAGATACAGCATTAACCTGGATGAATTCCAGTGTTGACGGAAAGGCAGTTTTACCGCGTGCTGGCATGCCGGTTGAAGTGAATGCCCTGTGGTTTAACGCCATTTGTTTTGCACTGGATTTAGCAGACATGGCCGGTGACCATGAATTTATTTCGAAGTGGAAACACATGGTTAATAAAGTGGCGCAGTCGTTCCTGAAAACCTTCTGGAGCGATGGGCATGGTTACCTGGCCGATGTGGTAAAAGATGAGCAGTGCGAATGGGCAGTGAGGCCAAATATGGTAATTGCTGTGGCCATGGATTATACACCGCTTACAAAAGAGCAACAAAAGCAGGTGTTAAGTGTGGTGAAGCGCAAGTTGCTAACAAATAGGGGGTTGAGAACATTGGCGCCTGATCATTTACGCTATTTTGGTAATATTAATGGAGGCCCGAAAGAACGGGAGCTGGCCGTGCATCAGGGAGCTGTTTGGCCCTGGTTGCTTCAGTTTTTTGTTGAAGCTTATTTAAAAATTCATAAGCGGGGAGGCTTACCGTTTGTGAAGCAGATTATGGAAAGTTTTGAAGCCGAAATGACAGAGCATTGTATCGGGAATATTCCGGAAATGTACGATGGCGACCCGCCCCATGTTGGAAAAGGAGCTATCTCGCAGGCCTGGAATATTGCAGGTGTGTTGTATGCGCTCGATTTGGTGCAGAATTATACAGAATAA
- a CDS encoding GSCFA domain-containing protein: MAELKFQTIVDVPQFQWQTDYKKKNLFMGSCFTENIGAKMEALKYPVDINPFGILYNPLSVANGLRLLLEKKQLSADDLFEHNGLWHSFSHHGRFSNTEQNKALDDINTRIKSSATFLKQADFLFLTFGTAWIYRYKKSGELVSNCHKIPAREFVRERLSVQQIVEVYRELLTKIWQINPDLKVVFTVSPIRHWKDGAVENQRSKSTLVLAVDQLIQELGTKKCAYFPSYEIVMDELRDYRFYAEDMLHISEVAIKHIWSRFEAALVGAESIEIGREVQKINNAVKHRPINKKSLEYSKFLFSFLNKLELLEKRFPYLNLKLEKEYFNVQIEEFGDGNQTIIS, translated from the coding sequence ATGGCTGAATTAAAATTTCAAACCATAGTAGATGTGCCACAATTTCAGTGGCAAACGGATTACAAGAAGAAGAACCTGTTTATGGGCTCGTGTTTTACCGAAAATATTGGGGCAAAAATGGAAGCCCTGAAATATCCGGTCGACATTAATCCGTTTGGAATTTTGTATAACCCGCTTTCTGTTGCCAACGGGCTGCGGCTATTGCTCGAAAAAAAGCAGCTTTCGGCAGACGATCTTTTCGAGCACAACGGCCTTTGGCACAGCTTCAGTCATCACGGCCGTTTTTCGAATACGGAGCAAAATAAGGCGTTGGATGACATAAATACGCGTATTAAAAGCTCAGCAACTTTTTTAAAACAGGCCGATTTTTTATTCCTTACTTTTGGTACCGCTTGGATTTATCGGTACAAAAAGAGTGGTGAACTGGTTTCGAATTGCCATAAAATTCCGGCTCGCGAGTTTGTGCGCGAACGTTTGTCGGTACAACAGATCGTTGAAGTTTATCGTGAATTGCTAACAAAAATATGGCAGATAAATCCTGACCTGAAAGTGGTGTTTACCGTTAGTCCGATTCGTCATTGGAAGGACGGTGCTGTTGAAAATCAGCGAAGTAAGTCGACGCTTGTATTAGCTGTCGATCAACTTATTCAGGAGCTTGGTACTAAAAAATGTGCCTATTTCCCGTCGTACGAAATTGTGATGGATGAACTGCGCGATTATCGTTTTTATGCTGAAGATATGTTGCATATTTCGGAGGTAGCTATTAAGCATATCTGGTCGCGTTTTGAGGCGGCACTAGTTGGTGCTGAAAGTATTGAAATTGGCCGGGAAGTTCAAAAAATAAACAATGCTGTAAAGCATCGTCCAATCAACAAAAAATCCCTTGAATATTCCAAATTTCTCTTTAGTTTTCTTAACAAATTAGAGTTATTGGAAAAAAGGTTTCCGTATCTTAATTTAAAGTTAGAAAAAGAATATTTTAATGTACAGATTGAGGAATTTGGTGATGGCAACCAAACAATTATAAGTTAA
- a CDS encoding alpha amylase C-terminal domain-containing protein yields the protein MKRYLPKLVQNDKWLEPYAGVISDRMILADRKEKEITGDRSLVDFATGHLYFGLHRTESGWVIREWAPNATHIYLVGTFNDWHENVEYSFASLDHGVWELHLAADQIAHGDLYALNVHWSVNFGKRIPAWATRVVQDENTHIFNAQVWAPENPYEWKNPEFQRADEHPLIYEGHVGMAGEEERVHTYNEFREQMLPRIKANGYNVIQLMAIPEHPYYGSFGYHVSSFFAASSRFGTPEELKQLIDEAHGMGIAVIMDLVHSHAVKNEVEGLGNYDGTRYQFFHEGAKGEHPAWDSYCFNYDKNEVLHFLLSNISYWLTEYKFDGFRFDGVTSMLYFNHGLEIAFTTYDDYFNANVDHEATTYFKLANKLIKEINPRALSIAEDMSGMPGLAAAIEDGGLGFDFRMAMGVPDFWIKMIKEKSDDEWEVGDIFYQLTSKRMDEQVVSYVESHDQALVGDKTIIFRLIDKEMYFSMRKDQQNLIVDRGIALHKMIRLATASTAGGAYLNFMGNEFGHPEWIDFPRVGNNWSYQHARRIWSIAEDQDLKYHWMYDFDKEMIQLINQNKILSIPPVDLVLENKPDKVFAFHRGLFLFVFNFNPTQSFTDYGIPLGSGKYQIVLNTDSGRFGGHDRVDEEISYYTMPSKGMDSQHYLRLYLPARTALVLKKVDIPKVK from the coding sequence ATGAAAAGATACCTGCCGAAGTTAGTTCAAAATGATAAATGGCTTGAGCCTTATGCCGGTGTTATTTCCGACCGAATGATACTTGCTGATCGTAAAGAAAAAGAAATTACCGGCGACCGGTCGCTGGTCGATTTTGCTACCGGGCATTTGTATTTTGGTTTGCACCGAACCGAATCGGGCTGGGTAATTCGCGAGTGGGCCCCCAATGCAACGCATATTTATCTGGTTGGTACTTTTAACGATTGGCATGAAAATGTTGAGTACTCTTTCGCAAGTCTCGATCACGGTGTTTGGGAATTGCATCTGGCAGCCGATCAAATAGCGCATGGCGATTTGTATGCTTTAAATGTGCATTGGTCAGTAAACTTTGGAAAACGAATACCTGCCTGGGCTACGCGTGTTGTGCAGGACGAAAATACACACATATTTAATGCGCAGGTTTGGGCGCCCGAAAATCCATACGAGTGGAAGAACCCGGAGTTTCAGCGGGCTGATGAGCACCCACTGATTTATGAAGGGCATGTGGGTATGGCTGGCGAAGAAGAACGTGTGCATACTTACAATGAATTTCGTGAACAGATGTTGCCGCGTATAAAAGCTAACGGCTACAATGTTATTCAGTTGATGGCGATTCCGGAGCATCCGTATTACGGGAGTTTTGGATATCATGTAAGCAGCTTTTTTGCTGCATCGTCGCGTTTTGGTACGCCCGAAGAATTGAAACAACTGATTGATGAGGCGCACGGAATGGGGATTGCGGTGATTATGGATTTGGTGCATTCGCATGCCGTAAAAAACGAAGTTGAAGGCCTCGGAAACTACGATGGCACACGTTACCAGTTTTTCCACGAAGGGGCAAAAGGTGAGCATCCGGCATGGGATAGCTATTGTTTTAACTACGATAAAAATGAGGTGTTGCACTTCCTTTTGTCAAATATAAGCTACTGGCTCACCGAGTATAAATTTGATGGATTCCGTTTCGACGGAGTAACCAGTATGTTGTATTTTAACCATGGTTTGGAGATTGCATTTACCACATACGACGACTATTTTAATGCCAATGTCGACCATGAGGCAACTACCTATTTTAAGCTGGCGAATAAGTTGATTAAAGAAATTAATCCGCGGGCACTGTCGATTGCCGAAGATATGAGCGGAATGCCCGGACTGGCCGCAGCAATTGAAGATGGTGGCTTGGGATTTGATTTCAGAATGGCAATGGGCGTTCCTGACTTCTGGATAAAAATGATAAAAGAAAAGTCGGACGACGAATGGGAGGTCGGCGATATTTTTTACCAGCTAACCTCGAAGCGAATGGACGAGCAGGTGGTAAGTTATGTCGAATCGCACGATCAGGCCCTGGTAGGCGATAAAACCATCATCTTCCGGCTGATTGATAAAGAAATGTATTTTTCCATGCGAAAAGATCAGCAGAACCTGATTGTTGACCGTGGAATAGCACTGCATAAAATGATCCGACTGGCTACTGCAAGTACTGCCGGCGGTGCTTACCTTAATTTTATGGGTAACGAGTTCGGGCATCCCGAATGGATTGATTTTCCGCGGGTAGGAAACAATTGGTCTTATCAGCATGCCCGGAGAATCTGGAGCATTGCCGAGGATCAGGATCTGAAGTATCATTGGATGTATGATTTTGATAAAGAAATGATTCAGCTGATCAACCAGAATAAGATACTTTCTATTCCTCCGGTTGATCTGGTTTTGGAAAACAAGCCCGATAAGGTGTTTGCCTTCCATCGCGGACTGTTTTTGTTTGTTTTCAATTTTAATCCAACGCAGTCGTTTACCGATTACGGGATTCCGCTTGGTTCCGGGAAATATCAAATTGTTTTGAACACCGATTCAGGGCGCTTTGGTGGTCACGACCGTGTTGATGAGGAGATTAGTTACTATACCATGCCAAGCAAAGGAATGGATAGCCAGCATTATTTACGACTGTATTTGCCGGCAAGAACGGCTTTGGTGCTTAAAAAAGTGGATATCCCGAAAGTGAAGTAA
- a CDS encoding glycosyltransferase family 4 protein: protein MKVLMFGWEFPPHISGGLGTACYGLTKGMAEIEDIDLTFVVPKAFGDEDQSRLKLIGANTISVNRTTFTFDEGRKTMEYLEVDSPILPYVTEDEFWTLKSKRYTCQTKFVGTDENSKIEFSGGYGPDLLKEIRDYALVARMIAEDNPCDIIHAHDWLTYPAGIAASKASGKPLVIHVHATDFDRSGGDVNPRVYAIEREGMEAADKIIAVSNLTRKIVIDKYGIPPEKVVTVYNAVESVNQEKRTLPPKGVNEKVVTFLGRITMQKGPGYFVEAANLVLKKVQNARFVMAGSGDMMNEMIARTAALGIADKFHFTGFLKGNDVNDLFSMTDVFVMPSVSEPFGIVPLEAMQLNVPVIISNQSGVSEILKHAIKIDFWDTYAMADAIYGVLNYTSLSEHFKSEGKTEVEELKWTHSAREVRKIYLDTLQKN, encoded by the coding sequence ATGAAGGTATTAATGTTTGGATGGGAATTTCCTCCTCATATCTCCGGTGGATTGGGGACAGCTTGTTACGGGCTTACAAAAGGTATGGCAGAGATTGAAGATATTGACTTAACTTTTGTGGTTCCAAAGGCTTTTGGCGACGAAGATCAGTCGCGGTTAAAGTTGATTGGAGCCAACACTATTTCCGTAAACCGAACGACCTTTACTTTTGATGAGGGAAGAAAGACGATGGAATACCTCGAAGTAGATTCGCCTATTCTGCCTTACGTTACCGAAGATGAATTCTGGACATTAAAAAGCAAACGGTACACGTGCCAGACAAAATTTGTTGGAACCGATGAAAATTCAAAGATCGAATTTAGTGGAGGCTACGGCCCTGATCTGTTAAAAGAAATTCGCGATTATGCGCTTGTGGCTCGTATGATTGCCGAAGATAATCCCTGCGACATTATTCATGCACACGACTGGTTAACTTATCCGGCAGGAATTGCTGCCAGCAAGGCTAGTGGAAAACCATTGGTTATTCATGTGCATGCCACCGATTTCGACCGAAGCGGCGGTGATGTAAACCCAAGGGTTTATGCCATTGAGCGTGAAGGCATGGAGGCTGCCGATAAAATTATTGCGGTAAGCAATTTAACCCGAAAAATAGTTATCGATAAGTACGGAATTCCGCCCGAAAAAGTGGTTACCGTTTATAACGCGGTTGAGTCGGTAAATCAAGAAAAAAGAACATTGCCGCCAAAAGGTGTAAACGAAAAAGTGGTTACTTTTTTAGGAAGGATAACCATGCAAAAAGGCCCCGGTTATTTTGTTGAAGCTGCAAACCTGGTGCTCAAAAAAGTGCAGAATGCACGTTTTGTTATGGCCGGTAGTGGCGACATGATGAACGAAATGATTGCGCGAACAGCAGCGCTTGGTATCGCCGATAAATTTCATTTTACCGGTTTTCTGAAAGGGAATGATGTAAATGATCTTTTTAGCATGACCGATGTATTTGTTATGCCATCGGTATCGGAGCCTTTTGGAATTGTGCCGCTTGAAGCCATGCAGTTAAATGTTCCGGTAATTATTTCCAACCAGTCGGGGGTGTCTGAAATTTTAAAACATGCCATAAAAATCGATTTTTGGGATACTTATGCAATGGCCGATGCCATTTATGGGGTGTTAAATTATACCTCTTTGTCCGAGCATTTTAAAAGCGAGGGGAAGACCGAGGTGGAAGAATTGAAATGGACACATTCGGCTCGCGAAGTGAGAAAAATATACCTGGATACTTTGCAAAAGAATTAA